The following proteins are co-located in the Paludibaculum fermentans genome:
- a CDS encoding alpha/beta hydrolase, with protein MSQDSTPQKRLNSGVVPIRSAAGASRGPMQAAWPQSAGRDDRWLVENLWGPRKAGPTELGLARPAAQVEDLPARIKDPSKTIVLIHGLWMAPKCWEFFCSYYEARGYCVLAPAWPRMADRVEEIRRDPEALAGLGLKEITDHYARLIRSLPAPPILMGHCLGGLVVQMLLDRGLGAAGVAINSATPKGVVGLPLGVLSSVWPALSRSFHANHTVMLPFNVFRRVFANTMSDGDAIRVYQRNIVPGPCRPLYQSLFAVLSSQSDATVNFANGTRAPLLLAAGGADQFAPAELNRLNYERYGRSPAVTGYQEFSGRSHLMLMQPGWQVVAGYALNWAEENRRRDGLSSLACGGIA; from the coding sequence ATGTCACAAGATTCAACGCCGCAGAAGCGCCTGAACAGCGGAGTTGTGCCCATTCGCAGCGCAGCCGGCGCCAGCCGCGGGCCGATGCAGGCGGCCTGGCCGCAGAGCGCTGGCCGGGATGATCGATGGCTGGTGGAGAACCTGTGGGGTCCGCGGAAGGCCGGACCGACAGAGTTGGGGCTGGCGCGGCCGGCCGCACAGGTGGAGGATCTGCCTGCGCGGATTAAGGATCCATCCAAGACGATTGTGCTGATACACGGGTTGTGGATGGCGCCGAAGTGCTGGGAGTTCTTCTGTTCCTACTATGAGGCGCGCGGTTACTGCGTGCTGGCTCCGGCGTGGCCGCGCATGGCGGACCGGGTGGAAGAGATCCGGCGGGATCCGGAGGCGCTGGCCGGGTTGGGGCTGAAGGAGATCACGGACCATTACGCGCGGCTGATCCGGTCGCTGCCGGCTCCGCCGATCCTGATGGGGCATTGCCTGGGCGGACTGGTGGTGCAGATGCTGCTGGACCGGGGGCTGGGCGCGGCGGGGGTGGCGATCAATTCAGCCACTCCGAAGGGGGTGGTGGGGCTGCCGCTGGGGGTGTTGAGCTCGGTGTGGCCGGCGCTGTCGCGCTCGTTCCACGCGAATCACACGGTGATGCTGCCGTTCAATGTGTTCCGGCGGGTGTTCGCCAATACGATGAGCGACGGGGACGCGATCCGGGTGTATCAGCGGAATATCGTGCCTGGGCCGTGCCGGCCGTTGTACCAGTCGTTGTTCGCGGTGCTCTCGTCGCAATCCGACGCGACGGTGAATTTCGCGAATGGAACGCGCGCTCCGCTGCTGCTGGCGGCGGGCGGGGCGGACCAGTTTGCTCCGGCGGAGCTGAACCGGCTGAACTACGAGAGGTATGGGCGTTCCCCGGCGGTGACGGGGTATCAGGAGTTCTCCGGGCGGTCGCACCTGATGCTGATGCAGCCGGGCTGGCAGGTGGTGGCGGGGTATGCGTTGAATTGGGCGGAAGAGAACCGGCGGCGGGACGGGTTGTCGAGCCTGGCCTGCGGCGGGATTGCCTGA
- a CDS encoding DinB family protein produces MRFLIPTLLLTITACAFGQSSDNPLSTSTKGLYTMAKSNLVKAAEKMPEEQYGYKPTPDIRSFGQLVGHVADANFMFCSAALGEKPPTSGVEKSQTKKGDLVQALQDSFKYCDKAYDSMTDAKGAAKVKFFGSERPALGVLDFNVVHDYEHYGNMVTYLRLKGLVPPSSEGR; encoded by the coding sequence ATGCGATTCCTGATCCCGACCCTGCTGCTGACAATCACGGCCTGCGCCTTTGGACAGAGCTCCGACAACCCGCTCAGCACCTCCACCAAGGGCCTCTACACCATGGCGAAGAGCAACCTCGTCAAGGCGGCCGAAAAGATGCCCGAGGAACAGTATGGTTATAAGCCGACCCCCGACATCCGGTCGTTCGGCCAATTGGTCGGCCATGTGGCGGACGCCAATTTCATGTTCTGCTCCGCCGCCCTCGGCGAGAAGCCGCCCACCAGCGGTGTGGAAAAGAGCCAGACCAAAAAGGGCGACCTCGTCCAGGCCCTCCAGGACTCCTTCAAGTACTGCGACAAAGCCTACGACTCCATGACCGACGCCAAGGGCGCCGCCAAGGTGAAGTTCTTCGGCTCTGAGCGTCCCGCACTCGGCGTCCTCGACTTCAACGTCGTCCACGACTACGAGCACTACGGCAACATGGTCACTTACCTGCGCCTCAAAGGCCTCGTCCCTCCGTCCAGCGAAGGCCGCTAA
- a CDS encoding GNAT family N-acetyltransferase has protein sequence MQIWCVRPEEFAPLREDLIELLQDAVDSGASVGFLPPLTREAADEYWTGVEQRLRSRAIELLAARDESGLLGSVQLAMPPNQNGRHRAEITKLLVHRRARRRGVGRALMHAVEVQAAALGRKLLVLDTRKGDFAERLYAAMGYVRFGEVPRFARSASGELHTTVFFYRDLGVE, from the coding sequence ATGCAGATCTGGTGTGTCCGGCCCGAGGAGTTCGCGCCCTTGCGCGAGGATTTAATTGAGTTACTACAAGATGCCGTCGACAGCGGCGCCTCAGTGGGATTCCTGCCCCCTTTGACTCGCGAGGCCGCGGACGAATACTGGACGGGCGTGGAGCAGCGCCTGCGCAGCCGGGCCATCGAACTGCTGGCCGCGCGCGATGAGTCGGGCCTGCTGGGGTCGGTTCAACTGGCGATGCCGCCCAACCAGAACGGCCGCCACCGGGCGGAGATCACCAAGCTGTTGGTGCACCGGCGTGCGCGGCGGCGCGGCGTGGGCCGTGCGCTGATGCATGCGGTGGAGGTGCAGGCGGCGGCGTTGGGCCGGAAGCTGCTGGTGCTGGACACGCGCAAGGGCGACTTCGCCGAGCGGTTGTATGCCGCGATGGGCTACGTCCGGTTCGGCGAAGTGCCCCGCTTTGCGCGTAGCGCCAGTGGGGAGCTGCACACGACGGTGTTCTTCTATCGGGACCTGGGCGTCGAATAG
- a CDS encoding glucoamylase family protein: MLIENQTTNEWEEVVRREVALWTTSPRGHSHRPETILSRVRTALKELARTDANATVLRDGAHLLRTALQEAGDAAIGMRKQPHVNGEARILLAAELFDSVQRGVFDEVELISFTSALLQECDLEMGELWALKPALQLVYLQRVAGAAEIAVQGEACPWLARTLDAIRMLGETPWKEFFESLNPVDAILAGDPARAYSAMDYESRDQYRSRIARLATHAAAHEREVAEAAIQLASLGESERTRHCGYYLFAEGLPELKQQIGYRVPWMEWISDAFRNSPTAVFLCGVEISTFLIVALLLSGLNAMTPLLGGILLTLLPATHAAVHLMNALVSHFTETRSLPKLDFSDGIPRDSATLVVVPTLLMNRHQVDTLVRDLEVRFLANRGPNLHFGLLTDTPDSSTKVDERDELAGVCAGLLDELNERYGDATHKPFFLLHRDRAFNPAEGKWMGWERKRGKLLDLNRFLRAAADSFPVKTGDMDAICRARYVITLDTDTQLPRGAAARLAGTMAHPLNRPVINAATNMVAAGYGVLQPRVSVCIRSASRSHLAAIYSGHTGFDIYTRAVSDVYQDLFGEGIFTGKGIYDIDVFRAVLENRFPCNQLLSHDLIEGIYARAGLVSDIEVVDDYPSHFSAYSRRQHRWVRGDWQIMRWLLPFVPDFFGNIIPNPIPIISRWKILDNLRRSLIQPATLMLMLAGWFFLPAPALYWTLTSIALLLIPAYTSLLMLPLRLKPGHMTTTLRDAASAFVQDHIAAFLDLTFLVHQSFVALDAIVRTLIRTRITRRRMLEWETAAQAETVRRKRAPADVYLATTPLVVLALTCLLVFFADDALPAALPMLVLWLVSPLVSRWLNGQPPSHIRSLNAEEAEVLRGFTLRTWRYFQEFSTARNHYLIPDNVREQGLREAERISPTNIGLLLNARIAAVELGYLSLEEFTTKTRSTLASMLRMKRYRGHFFNWYDTRTLKALEPEEVSTVDSGNLVVCLWTLAQACREWQEKPPVPARLWRGILDHIEVLAEEEPQLTTELLRFARALAPQAPAWPIPALEALVRPIAAQLTKLTSRSAWWAEQLLQRLHEAAQSTPPEPRRLHAIERLAARLADEMEFDFLYRPRKKVLAIGYSVQGERLHPSCYDQLASEARMAVFAAIAKGDIPTEAWFHLGRSHTMRHGYRLLLSWSGTMFEYLMPRIWMRHHRDTLLELTCQGVVAVQQRDARLPGSPWGRSETAYGYSTDHVEYPYAAMGLPSIALNPRCHASPVVSPYASFLALMVTPRAAFDNLRHMRRLGWLSQRGFYEAADYSVQREDVRGEYSLVRCWMAHHHGMSLLAATDLLLDHRMQDLFHQDEKVQATERLLHERLPADLVVSESVNSPLSMPAAATAENEA; encoded by the coding sequence ATGCTCATTGAGAACCAGACGACAAATGAATGGGAAGAGGTGGTCCGCCGCGAGGTTGCGCTGTGGACAACCAGCCCGCGCGGACACAGTCACCGCCCCGAAACGATCTTGAGCCGCGTCAGGACCGCCCTAAAGGAACTGGCGCGCACCGACGCCAACGCAACCGTGCTGCGCGACGGCGCCCACCTGCTGCGCACCGCCCTGCAGGAGGCCGGAGACGCTGCCATCGGAATGCGCAAGCAGCCGCATGTCAACGGCGAAGCGCGCATCCTGCTGGCGGCCGAACTATTCGACAGCGTCCAGCGCGGCGTCTTTGACGAGGTGGAACTCATCTCCTTCACCTCCGCACTGTTGCAGGAATGCGACCTGGAAATGGGCGAGCTGTGGGCGCTCAAGCCGGCGCTGCAACTGGTCTACCTGCAGCGCGTCGCCGGTGCGGCTGAAATCGCCGTGCAGGGCGAAGCCTGCCCCTGGCTCGCACGCACCCTGGACGCCATCCGGATGCTGGGCGAGACACCCTGGAAAGAGTTCTTCGAAAGCCTCAATCCGGTGGACGCCATCCTCGCTGGGGATCCCGCGCGCGCCTACAGCGCCATGGATTACGAGAGCCGTGACCAGTACCGCAGCCGGATCGCCCGCCTCGCCACCCACGCCGCCGCGCATGAGCGGGAAGTGGCCGAAGCCGCGATCCAACTCGCCAGCCTGGGCGAATCCGAGCGCACGCGCCACTGCGGCTACTACCTCTTCGCCGAAGGCCTGCCCGAACTGAAGCAGCAGATCGGCTACCGCGTGCCCTGGATGGAGTGGATCTCCGACGCGTTTCGAAACAGCCCCACCGCGGTCTTTCTCTGCGGCGTCGAGATCTCGACGTTCCTCATCGTCGCCCTGCTCCTCAGCGGCCTGAACGCCATGACCCCGTTGCTGGGCGGCATTCTGCTCACCCTGCTGCCCGCAACCCACGCCGCCGTCCATCTGATGAATGCGCTCGTCAGCCACTTCACCGAGACTCGCTCCCTGCCGAAGCTCGACTTCTCCGACGGCATCCCGCGGGACTCCGCCACTCTGGTCGTCGTCCCCACCCTGCTGATGAACCGCCATCAGGTCGACACCCTGGTGCGCGATCTGGAAGTCCGCTTCCTGGCCAACCGCGGGCCCAATCTCCACTTCGGCCTGCTGACCGACACGCCGGACTCCTCCACCAAAGTGGACGAACGCGACGAACTCGCGGGCGTCTGCGCCGGCCTCCTGGACGAACTGAATGAGCGCTACGGCGACGCTACGCACAAGCCGTTCTTCCTCCTCCATCGCGACCGAGCCTTCAATCCCGCTGAAGGCAAGTGGATGGGGTGGGAGCGTAAGCGCGGGAAACTGCTCGACCTCAATCGCTTTCTGCGCGCCGCGGCCGATTCGTTCCCCGTCAAGACCGGTGACATGGACGCGATCTGCCGGGCCCGCTATGTCATCACGCTCGACACGGATACCCAGTTGCCGCGCGGCGCCGCGGCCCGGCTCGCCGGCACCATGGCTCATCCGCTCAACCGGCCTGTGATCAATGCCGCCACCAACATGGTCGCCGCCGGCTACGGCGTGCTGCAGCCGCGCGTCAGCGTCTGCATCCGATCCGCTTCCCGCAGCCACCTCGCCGCCATCTACTCAGGCCACACCGGCTTCGACATCTACACAAGAGCCGTCTCCGATGTCTACCAGGACCTCTTTGGAGAAGGCATCTTCACCGGCAAGGGCATCTACGACATCGACGTCTTCCGCGCTGTGCTGGAGAACCGCTTTCCCTGCAACCAGCTCCTGAGCCACGACCTCATCGAAGGGATCTACGCCCGCGCCGGCCTGGTCTCGGACATCGAGGTCGTCGACGACTACCCCTCCCACTTCAGCGCCTACAGCCGCCGCCAGCACCGCTGGGTGCGGGGCGACTGGCAGATCATGCGCTGGCTGCTGCCCTTCGTGCCCGACTTCTTCGGCAACATCATCCCCAACCCCATCCCGATCATTTCGCGCTGGAAGATCCTCGACAACCTGCGCCGCAGCCTGATTCAGCCCGCCACGCTCATGCTGATGCTGGCAGGCTGGTTCTTCCTGCCCGCGCCCGCGTTGTACTGGACGCTCACCAGCATCGCCCTGCTGCTCATTCCGGCCTACACTTCGCTGCTCATGCTGCCGCTGCGGCTCAAGCCCGGGCACATGACCACCACCCTGCGCGACGCCGCATCCGCCTTCGTGCAGGACCACATCGCGGCCTTCCTCGACCTCACGTTCCTCGTGCACCAGTCGTTCGTCGCCCTCGACGCCATTGTCCGGACCTTGATCCGCACCCGCATCACCCGCCGCCGCATGCTGGAGTGGGAGACCGCCGCGCAGGCCGAAACCGTGCGCCGCAAACGCGCTCCGGCCGACGTATACCTGGCCACGACACCGCTCGTGGTGCTGGCGCTCACGTGCCTCCTGGTCTTCTTCGCGGACGACGCCCTGCCGGCCGCCCTGCCCATGCTGGTGCTCTGGCTGGTCTCCCCGCTGGTCTCGCGCTGGCTCAACGGCCAGCCGCCCTCTCATATCCGGTCCCTCAACGCGGAGGAAGCCGAAGTGCTCAGGGGCTTCACCCTGCGCACCTGGCGCTACTTCCAGGAGTTCAGCACCGCGCGCAATCACTATCTGATTCCCGACAACGTCCGCGAACAAGGCCTGCGGGAAGCGGAGCGCATCTCCCCCACCAACATCGGCCTGTTGCTCAACGCGCGCATCGCGGCCGTCGAGCTCGGCTACCTCTCTCTCGAGGAGTTCACCACGAAGACACGCTCCACCCTCGCGTCCATGCTCCGCATGAAGCGCTACCGGGGCCACTTCTTCAACTGGTACGACACGCGGACCCTCAAGGCGCTCGAGCCGGAAGAGGTCTCGACCGTCGACAGCGGCAATCTCGTGGTGTGTCTCTGGACGCTCGCCCAGGCCTGCCGGGAATGGCAGGAGAAGCCCCCGGTGCCCGCCAGGCTGTGGCGCGGCATCCTCGATCACATCGAAGTCCTGGCCGAAGAGGAGCCCCAGCTCACCACGGAACTGCTCCGCTTCGCCCGGGCACTCGCCCCCCAGGCGCCTGCCTGGCCCATACCCGCCCTGGAGGCCCTCGTCCGGCCCATTGCGGCCCAGTTGACCAAGCTCACGAGCCGCTCCGCCTGGTGGGCCGAACAGCTCCTGCAGAGGCTCCACGAGGCGGCCCAATCCACGCCGCCGGAGCCACGCCGCCTGCACGCCATCGAACGCCTCGCCGCCCGCCTCGCCGATGAGATGGAGTTCGACTTCCTCTACCGGCCGCGCAAAAAGGTCCTGGCCATCGGCTACAGCGTACAAGGCGAACGCCTGCACCCGTCCTGCTACGACCAACTCGCGTCCGAAGCGCGCATGGCCGTCTTCGCCGCCATCGCCAAGGGCGACATCCCCACCGAAGCCTGGTTCCACCTGGGCCGCTCGCACACCATGCGCCACGGCTACCGCCTGCTGCTCTCCTGGTCCGGCACGATGTTCGAGTACCTCATGCCGCGCATCTGGATGCGCCATCACCGCGACACCCTGCTCGAACTCACGTGCCAGGGCGTGGTCGCCGTGCAGCAGCGCGACGCCCGCCTGCCCGGCTCGCCCTGGGGCCGGTCGGAAACCGCCTACGGCTACTCCACCGATCACGTCGAATACCCCTATGCGGCCATGGGCCTGCCCTCCATTGCGCTGAACCCCCGCTGCCACGCGTCTCCGGTGGTTTCACCCTATGCCAGCTTCCTGGCGTTGATGGTCACCCCGCGCGCCGCGTTCGACAACCTGCGCCATATGCGCCGCCTCGGCTGGCTCAGCCAGCGCGGCTTCTACGAAGCAGCCGACTACTCGGTCCAGCGCGAAGACGTCCGCGGCGAGTACAGCCTCGTACGCTGCTGGATGGCCCACCACCACGGCATGAGCCTGCTGGCGGCCACTGACCTCCTGTTGGATCACCGCATGCAGGATCTCTTCCACCAGGACGAAAAGGTGCAAGCCACGGAACGCCTGTTGCACGAACGCCTGCCCGCGGATCTCGTCGTGAGCGAGTCGGTGAACAGCCCGCTCAGCATGCCGGCCGCGGCCACGGCCGAGAACGAAGCGTAA
- a CDS encoding ABC transporter ATP-binding protein, with amino-acid sequence MNPNGRVSGPPGSTHSSQWAQRARALRNIPPVLRIVWQSGRLVVGGNIALRLLGAVIPIAMLAVSKVIIDGIVQVSKNQPLPEWFWAWVAAEFGLALLGGLTGRTIGFLDSLLADRFSRHLSIRIMEKAARLDLLSYEDPVFYDKLERARVQATDRIGMVHATGTLLQQVVMAAGFCATIFWFSPWLLVLLIACIVPAFLGESHFAFLGYSLSLRQTPVRRQIDYLRVLGASRESAKELKLFGLAGHFTRQFEELSNGIYEQNTSLGRRRLFAGAALSLLTTSGYYGAYVYVVWRAATGTITPGSMTFLAGAIAGASSNIQSIFSTFASIADQALFLTDLLAFFSVTPKITSKPHALPAPRAIRDGFRMEHVSFSYPGNPRRVVEGLDLHLAAGERVALVGENGQGKTTLVKLLTRLYDPTEGRILLDGVDLRDYDLESLHSQIGVIFQDFVRYEMTARANIAVGQIEMQGPERERRVKEAARKSLAADVIDRLPQGLNQQLGRRFEGGVDLSGGEWQKVALARAYMRDAQFLILDEPAAALDARSEYDLFQRFASLTQGKTALLISHRFSTVRMADRILVLEGGRVVEDGCHERLLAEGGRYSAMFELQAASYR; translated from the coding sequence TTGAATCCCAACGGTCGTGTATCAGGACCACCCGGCAGCACTCATTCCAGCCAGTGGGCGCAGCGCGCGCGCGCGCTGCGAAACATCCCGCCGGTACTGCGAATCGTCTGGCAGTCGGGGCGGTTGGTGGTGGGCGGCAATATCGCGTTGCGGCTGCTCGGCGCCGTGATCCCCATCGCCATGCTGGCGGTCTCGAAGGTGATCATCGACGGCATCGTACAGGTGTCCAAGAATCAACCGCTGCCCGAATGGTTTTGGGCGTGGGTCGCGGCGGAGTTCGGCCTTGCCCTGCTGGGCGGCCTCACGGGACGCACTATCGGCTTCCTCGACAGCCTGCTGGCCGACCGGTTCAGCCGCCATCTCAGCATACGGATCATGGAGAAAGCCGCCCGCCTCGACCTGCTCAGCTACGAGGATCCTGTTTTCTACGACAAACTGGAACGCGCCCGCGTTCAGGCGACCGACCGCATCGGCATGGTTCACGCCACCGGCACGCTGCTGCAGCAGGTCGTCATGGCCGCCGGTTTCTGCGCCACCATCTTCTGGTTTTCACCCTGGCTGCTCGTGCTGCTCATCGCCTGCATCGTGCCGGCATTTCTCGGCGAAAGCCACTTCGCCTTTCTCGGGTATTCGCTGAGCCTTCGCCAGACCCCGGTACGGCGCCAGATCGACTACCTGCGCGTGCTCGGCGCCAGCCGCGAATCCGCCAAGGAACTCAAGCTCTTCGGCCTCGCCGGCCACTTCACGCGGCAGTTCGAGGAGCTCTCGAACGGCATCTACGAACAGAACACGTCACTGGGCCGCCGCCGCCTCTTCGCCGGAGCAGCGCTCTCCCTCCTGACGACCTCCGGCTACTACGGCGCCTACGTGTACGTCGTCTGGCGCGCGGCCACGGGCACCATCACCCCCGGCTCCATGACCTTCCTCGCCGGTGCGATCGCCGGCGCCAGTTCCAACATCCAGTCGATCTTCTCCACCTTCGCCAGCATCGCGGACCAGGCGCTGTTCCTCACCGATCTTCTGGCTTTCTTCTCGGTCACACCGAAGATCACCTCCAAACCGCACGCGCTGCCCGCGCCGCGCGCCATCCGCGATGGCTTCCGCATGGAACACGTCTCGTTTAGCTATCCCGGCAACCCGCGCCGCGTCGTCGAGGGGCTCGACCTGCATCTCGCCGCGGGCGAACGCGTCGCACTGGTCGGCGAGAACGGCCAAGGCAAAACAACCCTCGTCAAACTGCTGACGCGTCTCTACGACCCCACCGAGGGCAGGATTCTGCTCGACGGGGTCGACCTTCGCGACTATGATCTCGAAAGCCTCCACTCTCAGATAGGAGTCATCTTCCAGGACTTCGTTCGCTACGAGATGACGGCGCGCGCCAATATCGCCGTGGGCCAGATCGAAATGCAGGGCCCGGAGCGGGAACGGCGCGTGAAGGAAGCCGCCCGCAAGAGCCTCGCCGCCGATGTTATCGATCGCCTGCCGCAGGGACTCAACCAGCAGTTGGGCCGCCGCTTTGAAGGCGGAGTGGATCTCTCCGGCGGCGAATGGCAGAAGGTGGCCCTGGCGCGCGCCTACATGCGCGACGCCCAGTTCCTGATCCTGGACGAACCTGCCGCAGCCCTCGACGCCCGCTCTGAATACGATCTCTTCCAACGCTTTGCCTCGTTGACGCAAGGCAAGACCGCATTGCTGATCTCGCACCGCTTCTCCACCGTGCGCATGGCTGACCGCATTCTGGTCCTCGAAGGCGGCCGGGTGGTGGAAGACGGGTGCCACGAACGATTGCTGGCCGAGGGAGGCCGGTACTCCGCCATGTTCGAACTACAGGCTGCAAGTTACCGCTAG
- a CDS encoding dihydrodipicolinate synthase family protein, translating to MKLHGIFPPIATPFNYDGDIYTAKVEHNVTKWNKTGLAGYVVCGSTGESVHLTVEEKLQMFELVAKYAASDKILMAGTGVESVRETVMLTNRAAEMGYKAVMVRTPHYYKNLINNAAAQTLYYRSVADQAKIPLMIYNWPQATGVDIPADAVNSLSHHPNIIAIKESSGNIEKVMQMLRETKPGFQVLVGSAPTLAPSFAVGAVGAVLAYANAAPYSTIAIWEAHRQREFDAAMDWQRRIARASVLVTTKYGIPGLKHAMDLNGYYGGPVRLPLTPVSPEARQEIEAAFADLKG from the coding sequence ATGAAACTCCACGGCATCTTCCCCCCCATCGCCACACCCTTCAATTACGACGGCGACATCTACACGGCCAAGGTCGAACACAATGTCACCAAGTGGAACAAGACGGGACTGGCCGGCTATGTGGTCTGCGGCTCCACCGGAGAGAGCGTCCACCTCACGGTCGAGGAGAAGCTCCAGATGTTCGAACTCGTCGCCAAATACGCGGCCTCGGACAAGATCCTCATGGCCGGTACCGGCGTAGAAAGCGTCCGTGAGACCGTGATGCTCACCAACCGCGCCGCCGAGATGGGCTACAAAGCCGTGATGGTGCGCACCCCGCACTACTACAAGAACCTGATCAACAACGCCGCCGCGCAGACCCTTTACTACCGCAGCGTGGCCGACCAGGCCAAAATCCCGCTGATGATCTACAACTGGCCCCAGGCCACCGGCGTCGACATCCCCGCCGACGCAGTGAATTCTTTGAGCCACCATCCGAATATCATCGCCATTAAAGAAAGTTCAGGTAACATTGAAAAGGTGATGCAGATGCTGCGCGAAACGAAGCCGGGGTTCCAGGTCCTTGTGGGCTCGGCGCCCACTCTTGCCCCTTCTTTCGCCGTCGGCGCGGTGGGCGCCGTGCTGGCCTATGCCAATGCCGCTCCCTATTCGACCATCGCCATTTGGGAAGCGCACCGCCAGCGCGAGTTCGACGCCGCGATGGACTGGCAGCGCCGCATTGCCCGGGCCTCCGTCCTCGTCACCACGAAATACGGCATCCCCGGCCTGAAACACGCCATGGATTTGAACGGTTATTACGGCGGGCCCGTGCGCCTGCCGCTCACCCCCGTTTCACCGGAAGCACGCCAGGAAATCGAGGCTGCTTTCGCCGATTTGAAAGGTTGA
- a CDS encoding ATP synthase F0 subunit C — protein sequence MTVRNILILMVLMMIAVPTFAQTGSTTGTFVLPGAFAMAIASGLCALAQGKAISASVEGIARNPGAAGAIRILLILGLAFIESLALFTLINVGK from the coding sequence ATGACCGTTCGCAACATTCTCATCCTGATGGTGCTCATGATGATCGCCGTCCCGACCTTCGCCCAGACGGGCTCAACCACCGGCACCTTCGTGCTGCCCGGCGCCTTCGCCATGGCGATCGCTTCCGGCCTCTGCGCCCTGGCGCAGGGCAAAGCGATCTCCGCTTCCGTCGAAGGCATTGCCCGCAACCCCGGGGCCGCCGGCGCCATCCGCATCCTGCTCATCCTCGGTCTCGCCTTCATCGAATCCCTGGCGCTGTTCACCCTGATCAACGTCGGCAAGTAG
- the atpB gene encoding F0F1 ATP synthase subunit A, translating into MHEHELWFTALLNHYLAAPANALFQLVGFHTEDALKPWSNYMAMELLVIGLLMLVAVVVRASLSVDRPGKLQLVMENVYTFVGDQAHEIIGHGAKPRVAFFSMIFLFVLLSNLLGIVPTFESPTMYYFVPAGLAIATFLYYNGQGIKEQGVLGHLKHFCGPLWWLAWFMFPLEIISHCIRPVSLTIRLFANMLAGEQVTMGFLGMVPWVIPVIFMGLHFFVSFVQAFIFMMLSMVYVGESVAHEDH; encoded by the coding sequence ATGCACGAGCATGAACTCTGGTTTACCGCGCTGCTGAACCATTATTTGGCGGCGCCGGCCAACGCACTCTTCCAACTGGTTGGCTTTCACACCGAAGACGCCCTCAAGCCGTGGTCCAACTACATGGCGATGGAGCTGCTGGTCATCGGCCTGCTGATGCTGGTGGCGGTCGTAGTTCGCGCCAGCCTCTCAGTGGACCGCCCAGGCAAGCTGCAACTGGTGATGGAAAACGTCTACACCTTTGTGGGCGATCAGGCGCACGAGATCATCGGCCATGGGGCCAAACCGCGAGTCGCCTTCTTTTCCATGATCTTCCTGTTCGTGCTGCTCTCGAACCTGCTGGGCATCGTCCCGACGTTTGAGTCGCCCACGATGTACTACTTCGTGCCGGCCGGGCTGGCCATCGCCACTTTTCTGTACTACAACGGCCAGGGCATCAAGGAACAGGGCGTCCTGGGCCACCTGAAACACTTCTGCGGCCCGCTGTGGTGGCTGGCCTGGTTCATGTTCCCCCTGGAAATCATCAGCCATTGCATCCGGCCCGTCTCGCTCACCATTCGTCTTTTCGCCAACATGCTGGCCGGTGAACAGGTGACGATGGGCTTCCTTGGCATGGTGCCCTGGGTGATTCCGGTGATCTTCATGGGGCTGCACTTCTTCGTCTCGTTCGTCCAGGCGTTCATCTTCATGATGCTCAGCATGGTCTACGTCGGCGAGTCGGTGGCGCACGAGGACCACTAA
- a CDS encoding ATP synthase subunit I: protein MTADLDYARITRRIVQLMAALAFAGALIFFLVKGLAGTLSFLGGAAISSLSFWLLHRMVTDVTRVVEGETVHKASLFVHAFRMIILGGAAYAIVKTYGSFVPAVACGLTLAVTAATLEVLIELLYARA from the coding sequence GTGACCGCCGACCTCGATTACGCACGCATCACCCGCCGCATTGTCCAACTCATGGCGGCTCTGGCCTTCGCCGGCGCGCTTATCTTTTTCCTGGTGAAGGGCTTGGCCGGGACATTGAGCTTCCTGGGCGGAGCGGCCATCTCGAGCCTCAGTTTCTGGCTGCTGCACCGCATGGTGACCGACGTGACCAGGGTGGTGGAAGGCGAGACCGTACACAAGGCCTCGTTGTTCGTCCACGCCTTTAGAATGATCATCCTGGGCGGAGCGGCCTATGCTATCGTAAAGACTTACGGGTCTTTTGTCCCCGCTGTAGCCTGCGGCCTGACGCTAGCAGTGACGGCGGCGACTCTCGAAGTCCTCATCGAACTTCTGTATGCACGAGCATGA